A window from Zingiber officinale cultivar Zhangliang chromosome 7A, Zo_v1.1, whole genome shotgun sequence encodes these proteins:
- the LOC122000970 gene encoding acyl-coenzyme A thioesterase 13-like, giving the protein MENARAFLSVGEEAAELVAQLDVRPHRAGRDASFYEGFALRGIRADHIRPGFLSCSFRVPARLTDAEGNLAPGAIANLVDEVGAAAITSQGVPGKVSVDMSISYMSTARVDDELEIISKTLGHKGGYSATHILLKNKATGELVAEGRHSLFGKLQSKI; this is encoded by the exons ATGGAGAACGCTAGGGCGTTTCTATCGGTGGGGGAGGAGGCGGCAGAGCTAGTGGCACAGCTAGACGTCCGTCCACACCGCGCCGGACGCGATGCCAGCTTCTACGAGGGCTTTGCCCTGCGCGGGATCCGGGCCGATCACATCCGCCCTGGCTTCCTCTCCTGCTCCTTccgcgttcccgctcgtctcaCC GACGCAGAAGGGAATTTGGCGCCAGGGGCCATCGCGAACTTGGTGGATGAGGTTGGAGCCGCCGCCATCACTTCTCAAGGTGTCCCTGGGAAGGTCTCCGTCGACATGTCCATCTCCTACATGTCTACTGCCAGGGTCGAT GATGAACTGGAGATTATATCCAAGACATTGGGCCACAAAGGTGGATACTCCGCAACACACATCTTGCTGAAGAACAAAGCAACAGGGGAGCTTGTTGCCGAGGGGAGGCATTCCTTGTTTGGTAAACTCCAAAGCAAAATTTAG
- the LOC122000971 gene encoding josephin-like protein — MEEQKPIYHEKQRLQFCLLHALNNLMQEKDSFRRAELDAIAEKLLAEDPFKRQWTPLSLIFKPHHNVFTGNYDINVLIAALESRRKTVVWHDRRNEASSINLAEESLMGLMLNVPVRRYAGLWNSRHWVSLRSINRVWYNLDSDLSEPMPFENEEEIIQFLNNAIYQGGEILIILHDKLSVCQSVHL; from the exons ATGGAGGAGCAAAAGCCTATCTATCATGAAAAACAGAGACTGCAGTTTTGCCTGCTTCATGCTCTCAATAACCTAATGCAG GAAAAGGATTCATTTCGTCGAGCTGAGTTGGATGCCATTGCTGAGAAACTTTTGGCTGAGGATCCATTCAAGCGACAATGGACTCCTCTATCATTAATATTTAAGCCTCATCACAATGTGTTTACCGGAAATTATGACATCAACGTACTAATTGCAGCACTAGAATCTCGAAGAAAAACAGTTGTTTGGCATGACCGTCGGAACGAAGCCTCTTCTATTAACCTTGCTGAAGAATCTTTGATGGGATTGATGCTTAATGTACCTGTTAGGAGGTACGCAGGTCTTTGGAATAGCAGGCATTGGGTCTCATTGCGAAGCATTAACCGTGTATGGTACAACCTAGATAGTGATCTCTCTGAGCCAATGCCATTCGAGAATGAAGAAGAGATTATTCAATTCTTGAATAATGCGATTTATCAGGGCGGAGAAATTCTAATTATCTTGCACGATAAGCTTTCTGTATGTCAGAGTGTGCATCTGTGA